In Cyanobacterium sp. T60_A2020_053, the sequence TTCCTCAGCGCCCTCCTTCCCTCCCCAAGTACCATTGTTAGCTCATGGTGGTTTGCTATTATTAGCAGGGGCAATTTTATCATTGGGAATGTTTATTTCATCTCTTACTGAGAGTACAATTTTTTCAGCAATTATCACCTTTATTTTAGTTTTATTTCTGTCAATACTGGACACTTTAGCAAATAATTTAGGAGGTAATTTAGGAGAAATAATTAGTCATTTTTCTATACTGACAACGTACGATAATTTTGTGAGGGGAATTTTTGATACAGGCAGTTTGATTATTTTTATTAGTTATATTTTTCTGGGCTTATTTCTCACGGCTCAATCCATAGAAACTTTACGCTACACTAAAAATTAACTCAGTTAATATTCTTGGGGTGAGCATCAAACCTTTTGTTAAGTAAGTAAACAAAATTAATTGTGACTTTTATGCTCCTCAGCGCCCTCCACCATTATGATAATAATTTGATAGCGATTAAAAATATCTAAAATAATTCATGTTTTCAGTATTCATTTTGACCTATAACGAGGAAATAGACATCGCTTCATGTATTGAATCGGCTTTATTATGTGATGACATTATTTTAGTGGATTCTTTTAGCACGGATAAAACTACGGAAATTGCTTCTAATTATCCTATCAAAATTTATCAACATCCTTTTGAATCCCATGGAAAACAGCGCAGTTGGATGCTAGAAAATATTGAGACGAAATATGATTGGGTTTATTTATTGGAAGCTGATGAAAGATTCACTTCAGAATTATTTAATGAGTGTTTAGAAGCCGTTAAAAGTGAGCAATATATTGGTTATTATGTAGCAGAAAAAATGATGTTTTTGGGTAAATGGATTCGCCATAGCGCCCAATATCCACGGCATCAAATGCGCTTATTTAAAAAGGGTAAAGTTTCATTTATTGATTTTGGCCACGCTGAGAGGGAAATCTGTGAGGGAGAAACGGGACATTTACAAAACCCTTATCCTCATTACACTTGTAGTAAAGGTTTAAGCCGTTGGCTTGAAAAACATAATCGTTATTCTACAGATGAAGCGAAGGAAACTATTAAACAATTAGCAGAAAATAAAGATATTAATTGGCAAGATATATTTTTTGGCAAAACGGAAGTAATGAGGCGGAGGGCGCTGAAAGATTTATCTTTAAAGGTGCCTTTTCGCCCTTTACTGAGATGGTTTTATATGTATTTTATTTTAAGGGGTTTTTTAGATGGAAAAGCTGGTTTTGCTTGGTGTACTTTACAGGCTTTTTATGAATATTTAATTTTACTTAAAGTAGAGGAATTAAAAGTTAATATTAATGATTAATTATTTCTGATTTGATCTGCATAGTCTTGTGGTTTTATTTGTCGTAAAATATTAATAATTTTATTAGTTAATTTATGTGGAAAATAGGAAAGTGTTAAGCCAACTAACCCACGTTTATTTAATGGGGTGAAGGGCGCTGATTCTCTGATTAATTTTCTTCCTTCTTGATTTTTACCTGCTTCAATTAATTTTAATCCTAAACTAACTTTCGTTTTTAATACTTTACTTAAACGATATTTTTCAATTTCTTGATCCGTAAAATTAAATCTATTCAAATAATCTAAATAGTCATGCAAATATTGTAATGATTTTTCTGTACTAATTTGTTCATTATGAAATCTGTATTTCATCAATAGAGAAGGTAAATAATACCCAGTTTTATTTTTAACTGCTAATCTTACTAATAAATCATTATCTTCGCAATTTTGTATATTGGGTAGAAGGAAATCAATTTCTTCTAAAACTGTTTTTCGGAATAAAGTTGCTCCAATTTGAATAACTTGATTTATAAAAACTTGTTTTAACAAATCATTAATAATGCCCTCTTTTAGTGTTTCTCTGTGCCATTTTTGAGAGTTTATTTTAGTGGCTTGATCATCTATAATACTTTTATTATCAATAATCCAATGATCTGTACTAACAAAATCAATGTCATTATTTTCTTCCAATATTTGTACTGTTTTGGTTAAAAAATCTTGACATAAAGCATCATCATCGTCAAATTTAATAAAATATTTTCCAGTAGCTTGATTAAACCCTGATCTCATGTTATTACTTTTGCCAATATTTTGGGGATGACGCAGATAAATTAAGCGCGAATCATTGATATTTTTAATTATTTCTGGTGTGTCATCTGTTGAGCCATCATCACATACAATTAACTCAAAATCATAGTAAGTTTGTGTCAATACACTATGAATGGCATATTGAAGATAATGGGAACGATTATAAGTCGGTATACAAACGCTAACTTTTACCATTTTTTATAAATTCTTACTTTTTAACTGACGTTACCCATAATAAACCTTAAAATACTAATTTTTCGTTCGCACTTAACCTTTGAAACTATTAATATCTCGTTTGACTGCGTAACATCAGTTTTTAATTTTGTTTATAGCATTTCTCATGATTATGAGGTAAGGTAACAGCAATGAGTGAATCAATTATGTATCTCTAACTGTGTTACTTGCTCCATGGCAAATGCGATGACCTCTACCAGATCATTATCACCCTCTTTTGTCACTTTCCGAAAACTTTTACCATTCTTGGGTCACAAAACCTTGATTAGCAAAATATTTCAAGACTTTTTAAGTAATAAAAATTATCAGAATTTAAAAATGGCTGAAACTATATCTACTAAAGCAACTCTATCGGAAAGTGACAGATCGGAGATAAATTACTTACTTGTTAGACTAAACACGGGTTAAAAGAATACCTTGGGTTTGAGCTAAAGTTAAACAATTTAACCCCTGTAGATCATCAATATTAGATAACGTAGGAGTAGTTAATTCAATTTTCCACTCATCAGGGTCTAACTGTAACCAATCTAGCAAATTAATTTCTGATGTTTGCCCTTCCAAATTAACCACCATAACAACTTTTTCCTCTGGGTCTTGTGGATTAGAGCGAATACCATAATAAATAGTAGCGTCACCCTCTTGAATTTTATTAAAACGATCACCACCGTTTAAACTTGCCATTAACCAAGGATGACTACGGCGAAATTGTCGTAAAGCCAAATTATACTTAGTCAGCGCCCCTCGCATCACCGGAATATAGTGGGAGACATTACAAATATCAAAACAATCCTCCATAAACATCAGCGCCCAATGTTTCAAACCGTCAATATCGAGATTGTCGCAAAAATCTTTTAAATCTCCTTGCTTAATTTTTTTGAGAGTTGTTATATCACAAGCATCATCATCATCAAAACACCCTTGAAATACTTGGGTAACTTCCTGTAAATCATAATTACGAGCGATCATCGTATCATTAAGCGCATGGGTAAACTCTCGTAACTGATCCAACTTGTGAAAACCTAAAGCCTTGAGACGGCGAAAACTATCTTTTTTACAGTAGCGCTCTTCTGTCATTTGCCAATCGAGAAAACCCACTTCTTCCGATACCACTTTCACACCATATTCCTCATCAGTGTTACGGAAAAACATCCAAGGAGTGTGCATCAAAACATTAATAAAATCCATGGGTAAACCCGGACTAAAAGCATATACCCACATGGTGAGAGCAGGATTATCATAGGCATTGCGAATCACATCATTAAGGGTATCTCCCAAGCGCCAATTAATCCCTAAACTTTTATTGACTTGAGAACCACGTCTCAGGGTATCATGATTACCGCAACCAGTGATCCAATTTTGTCCCTGATACATCACCTCACAAACCCTTTGCCATTTATGGCGCCAAAAACCTTGCACTGCTGGGGTATTGTGAGCAAAAATTAAAGGGCCCCACTGGAAAGAATCTTCCTTGAGATTGATTAAATCCATGTAAGTTGACTTGGTTTCCCAACCATCCTCAGGCCACGGGCGCCCGTCTTCAAAAATCGTAAATAGTCGTCTTTGATAACCGTTAATGTCTTGTATCAAATCACTCATGGCAAGAAGATATTGGTCATCTTGTTCTATCCTACCACTGAGAGGATTAAAAAAGCGAAAATCTTGACCACCGTCAACCCGAATGCCATCAGCGCCCGTGTTAATTTTTCTTCTTTGGGTTTCTAGTAAAATTGATCTCACCATCGGTAATTGATGGTTTAAATCCTGACCATACATATTAGGTCCTTTAAAAAATTGATTATTGATAATTAGTTCTGACTGATTGTCCGCATGACCATAAACCAAGTCATAGATTAAGCTGATGGGTTGTTCTGGAAAGTTATGTAATACACCAATAAAATCATATAATTCATCAGGTCGTAAACTACCGAGCATGGAAGGGCTAACGGCGGCCGCCCCTAAAATCGGCACGTCATAGCCCCATCCTTGGGTATTAGGACGGGTTAAAGTAACGGTAATATCAGGGATGCTATGAAAAAAATCGTCTCCTTCAGGGGCGCTATTAGGTACAATCCCGCAACATTCTTCGCAGATGTTAAACAATAAGCTATCTTGGCTCAAGTCTTGGCGATATTCGATAGTCGGTTCGATGGGTAATAGTTGCAGGGCATCGAAACCGATATAATTTTCTTCGTAGGAAGTCAAGACTTCATCTTGTTGGATTTTCTGGGCAATGCCTTGATATAGTTCCGTTAATCCTCTGATTGTACCTTCTTTGGTGGCTGTGCCGACATGGAGTTGTAAAATGTTGACGGGCGCACTCTGGCGCGGTATATTTTCCGAATCAGTAGAGCCATGTTTTTGGAAGTATTCTAGGTCTTTTCTTTCCCGTTGTAGTTTATTCATATCATACAATTCCGCAGGGGCAAAGATACCGAAAGGCAAGGAGTGCGCTAATACGTCTCGGATAATTTCAATTTGCCCATAGGGATTACGGTAGCGCAACCAATAAAAAGAGCCTAATTTGTCTCTTGTACCTGCTTTCATGCCTTCAATAACACCCCAAAAAAATTTTCCTCTTTTTTGTAGGAAAACACAATCTCGGCGCACTTTAATAGTGGGTAAATCCTGTTGTAAAATTTCTTCTACGTTAATATCTTCTTGGGGAGTAAATACTTCTAAATAAATCTCGTTGAGGTGCATTACTTCTCGCATTAACTGCGGAGTCCAAAAACCAATTTGCGTTAAGCCATCGTCACGGTGGTGGGCGCCTAAATAGGTGGCTACCAATTGATTTTCTTGAAAAATAGTCTCTGATGATTCTTCAATCTCGATAATTTTTTTCAGGAGTTCTTCGGTTTCTGATTCCACTAATTTTAGTTGTGGTTTGATTACTGTTTTTGTCATAATACCTATACAATTTAAACATCAATGAGTTGATGATAATAAAATCATCGATTCTACAATTTTAGGTAGAAAAAATCTTGCTCTCAGTGTAGCAAATTATCCCATCGCTCCAAAATTAATCTTTATTCAAAAAGTTAAAAACGAGCAAAAACAAAAATATTTAGGCAAAAATAGCATTAAATTAAAAAGAGAAAATAATAGATTATTGCTGTCAGATGATAAGCTATAGCGTTTTTCATGATAGTGAGGTACGCTGATTATTCTCAAGTCCCCCTTTTTAAGGGGGATTTAGGGGGATCTTCTTGTGCCTAATCTTTACAATAATTGCTCTATATAATTGTCAATTGTCCATTACCCTCACGACTACACTTTTTCAGCACACCCTAAATATATCACTTCATCAAGAATATTATTTTTGAGATTTATTTTTAAACTATCTTTAATAACTAAATCAACTTTTATGCCTAATTTATCAGTAAGTTTATTTTCTAATTGACAAAAACCTAGCAACCCAAAATCAATACTAGAAGAAAACTTGATCAAAATATCAAGATCACTATTTTCTGTTTCTTCTCCTCTAACATAAGAGCCAAAAATTCCTATTTCTTCTATTTTATACGGCTCTTTTATTTGCGGTATATATTCTTTTAAATTACTTATAATTGTCTCAATTTTTGGATTTGATTTCATCATTTAATCTATAAATAATATTAATAGAAAATAATTCTCCCCTCGCCCTCTGGGAGAGGGGGTGAGGGCAATGCGAAAGTTTTTTTTTGTTGGGTTTCGTTACCTCAACCCAACCTACAAATTATTTTATGATTAAGAATTGGGTTGTAATTTCTCATCAGGTTTAGGTTTTGATTTTTCCTCAGATTTAGGTTTTAGTTTTTCTTCAGATTTAGGTTGAAATTTACTATTAGACTTGTTTTTATCAAAATTTCGATCTTTTGGCACTGGTTTAATGCGTGGACAAGCATAGGGAATAACTTTTTGTATCTTTAAAGTATCCCCTTCTCTGCGACAAAGCAGTTTATAAACATAGCCACTCCACAATTTTTTATTTTTGAGCCATTCTTCAGCATTATTAAAGGTATATTTGAATTTTTTGATAAATCCTGTTTCTTTGGCTACCGTGCGAATTTCTTTCATTCCCATGGAACGTTGTACGGTAAGATTCTTTTGTAATGTCCATAACCCGATAAATTCCCATGTTTCCCAGCCTTTTTCGTTGGTGGGCATATTTAAATCCCATGCGATAATTTGTAATGCTACTAATTTATTATCTTGCATTTTCGGATAACCCCGAAACCAGTGCGCCCCTAAAATATTCGGTTGATTGAAGGCTAACCATTTTAATTGGCTGCTAATGAAGGTGGCTTGAAGGGTGCAACCATCGGGCAATATTAAATGATGGCTGTCGTTTTTGTCAGCAGGTGGCACTAAAATCCCCTTCACTTCGGCGATGGCTTGATGGCAACCGTTTCCTGCTAAGATTTTATATCTTTTCTTTTCTTCTTCTTTTTCTACGGGCTTATTTTTTTTCTTTTTCTTCTTTTTAGCTTTTGTTTCTGCTGATTTTTCTTTATCCTCCGCAGTTTCTACTGTCTCTGTTTTTTCTCCATTTTCTATTACCAAAGGTGTTTCTGTTTTCTCTCCATTTTCTATTACTGAAGGTGTTTCTGTTTTTTCTTCAGTTTCTACTACCGAAGGTGTTTCTGCTTTTTCTTCATTTTCTACTACCGAAGTTATTTCTGTTTTCTCTTCATTTTCTATTACTGAAGGTGTTTCGATTTTTTCTTCATTTTCTATTACTGGAGGAGTTTCTGCTTTTTCTTGATTTTCTATTACTGAAGGTGTTTCGGTTTTTTCCTCAATTTCCTGAGAAGTTACTTTTTCAATTTCTGCTGGTTTGTTAACCTCATTGTCTAAAATATTTTTTGGGCAACAAATTCGACAGGGTGTCGCACCGGTTTGAAGGGCGCTGGAATAGGATTCCATTTTTTGCCATCCTGTGGTGTCTGGTTTGTAGTGACGGCATTGATTGGAGTGAATTTTATTGCTAGATGAAATGAAATAGTCTGGGGTGAGGGGCGCTGTTTTTTCTTTCATTGACTTTATGATAAAAATAGTCGTTATAAGTTACTTTCTAAGATACCTCATAAAATCTCTTTACCTAATAAAATTTTTCTCACTTCTAGCATGGCTGAATAAGTGGGAATTATATACAATGTTTCTCCTTCTGGGGTAAGGTGGAGGGCGCTGGTGATAGCTTCTGCTAAGTTTTCTTTCACTACTAAATTAAGATTATTTTCCATGGTATCCAAACTATATTTTAATCTTAGTGCCATGTCATAAACTCGATCACCGCTTACCACTATATTTCCACCTAATTCGATTAAGTCTTCTGTATCCACATCCCAAATCCATGATACATCTGTACCATCAGGAGTACGATCATTTAATGCCATCATGGTAGTGCCGTGGGGATTCACTTTTTTTAAATCTTTTACTGCCCTAATAGTTTCATTCATCCCTACGGGATTTTTTGACAATAAAATGCGTATTTTTTTATTATTAACGATTAATTCTTCGGCTCTACCAAAAGCCGGTTTAAAGTTAGTTATAGTTTTATTAATAATATCTTTATCAATACCAATGGATTGAGCTAATACTACTCCAGCTAAAGTATTATATTTATTGTAAACGCCGATTAAAATTTGTTGCCATGCTCTGCTTTCTATGGATAATTTACTTTTAGTAAAGTCACATTTTGGACAGTCAAAATCACCTAAATGAGATAAGTAAAATCCTTGATAATTAAGGGAATGACCACATTTTGGACAATAAATAGAATCCACTGCATGGGGAATTTCTGATAAATATAAATCGGGTTCATCTAAGCCAAAATATAAAACTTTTTGGGATAAATTTTGACCGAAATTACAAAGGGTTGGATCATCTCCATTTACTACAATAGTAGTCTCATTGGACAAAGGAGAAATGGCTTTTTGCCATCGATAACTGATGGTGTCAACTTCACCATAACGATCTAGTTGATCTCGAAATAAATTAAGGGCTAAAATATGGCTAGGAGAGCATTCTTTTAAAACTAAAGGTAATATATTTTCGTCCACTTCGAGGATGGCATAATCTGCGTTAATGTTGCCCCATAAGTCACAGTTATCCATTAAACAGGTAACTAAACCATTAACCAGATTAGCGCCCGTCCCGTTGTGAATAACGTTAAAATTAGCATTAGTTAAAATTTCTTTTAAAAATAGGGATGTGGTGGTTTTGCCATTGGTGCCAACCACAAGAATAACACCCTGTTTAATCTGTGCGGATAATACGGCGAAAAGGCTAGGATGGAAGCGTCGGGCAATTTCACCGGGTAAGACACTACCAGCGCCCTTCCCCGATAAACGTACTAACTGGGTAACTATTTTGGCGGTGGCAACTGCAAAGGCTAAACGTAAATTGATCATTTTACCATCAGGTTTATAACTGCTCCAAAATTTTAATGGTTTCTTGACCTAAATTCACCCCATGAAGGCGATCAATTTCTCGAATACCTGTAGGACTGGTAACATTAACTTCAGTGAGATAACCGCCAATCACGTCAATACCCACAAAAAATAAGCCGTCTGCCACCAATTTTGGTGCTACCGTCTCACAAATTTTCAAATCTTGGGGAGTAATTTCCGTTTTAGCAACTCTACCACCCACTGCCATATTGCCCCGAAAATCTTTCCCAGTGGGAATACGATTCACAGCGCCCATCACCGCACCATTAACTAAAATAATTCTTTTATCCCCTTCTTTCGCTGATGGTAAATACTCTTGTATCATTACCGGTTCTTGTCCTTGTTTAGTGCTAATCTCGATGAGAGAATTAAAATTGCGATCATCTTCTTGCACAAATAAAATACCTTCTCCAGCTTTCCCCCCCAAAGGTTTTATCACTACCTGCTGTTTCTGTTGCAGAAAATCAGCGATAACCGTTTTACTTTGACTAACAATAGTGTCAGGGATAACCGTAGGAAAATTGAGGGCATATACCTTCTCATTAGCGCCCCTAATCCCCTGGGGAGAATTAATCACCTTCGTTTTTTCGGGGTTGACTAAATCGAGAATATAAGTAGCATAGAGATAACTGGTATTAACCGGTGGGTCTTTACGCATAAAAACAGCATCAAAACTTTCTAACGGCAATAATTCCAGCTTTTGCACCTCATACCAAGGGGAGGGCGCTTGCCATATTCCCCCTACCAACTCCACAGGATAAATGTTAACCTGACAAGTCTCCCCATAAGCCTTATTGTCAATGATACTTAGCTGATTTAGGTAAGTAATCCAAATTTCATGTCCAAGGTGGAGGGCGCCCTCCATCATAGCCACTGTGCTATCGTGGGTAGGGTCTAGCTTATTGATGGGATCGATGATAAATAATAATTTCATTAATTGATACCTAATAACGAGTCAAGTTTTCCTGCTCTTTCTAAAGCATGAATATCATCACATCCGCCAATGTGTTGGTCGTCAATAAAAATTTGAGGAACACTGGTTCTACCATTTGCCCGTTCTGACATAGCCATTTTACCTTGACGATCCCCATCAAGACAATATTCAATAAAATCAACATTTTTCTGTTTTAACAATCCTTTGGCACGGATACAAAAAGGGCAGGTACTCCAAGTATAAATTTCGACTTTAGCACTCATAATAGGCTCAATAATAGCTAATTTATTTATAATCATATCATTAGAAAGAGTCAAAATGACAAAGGGCAAAGGTAAATCTAAACATAGTTTAGGCTACTATTAAATTTACTCACGTCTTATCAAGAAAAGGTTTTAAACCTTTTTCTATTCGATAGTTTTGCCTAAAAACTTACGGTGAGATGATAAAATTTTATAGTTGTCAATTATCCATTATTCTAATAACGCCATTTTTTCATCAACATCTATTCAATAGTATCCTTAAAAAAAAGTATTTTCTTAAAAAAATCAATTAAAATGCCATGAAAAAAATAAAATATTTAAGTCTATTTTTAGCGGTATTTTCTCTTTCTTCTTCTGCCGTGAATGTGAAAGCGGAAACAGAGAATCCCGAAAGTTTTAGTCAATGTGTGATGAATTTATATAAAGGTCCTTTTACCTCCACTCAGGCAACAGAAAACTGCTTAAATGCGTTTAAAGGAAAACAACCCAATGAAGGATTTAGCACTTGTGTAGAAAGATTATATAAAGGTCCTTTTACTTCCCGTGACGCTAACGATAATTGTCAAAAGGCTTTTACTAATGCTAACACCACGGATGATGATTCTAATGTAAAAACTCGCATTCGGCGCACTGGTGGTACAAGTATTATCGTCATACCTGATAACTCTAAACCCGTCAGACGCACTGAAACCCAATGTATTCATAAAATTTTCGGTAATCAATGGCCTGATATTCATTGTAGTGGTGGTAGTTCTTCTTTTGAACGGCGCACGATTTATTTAGATTGATTTAAGAATTTAACTTTTTCTAATTTTAACCGTTGAAAGATGAATAGTAAATTAATTGAGTCTTTGGTGCAAGTTATTGAGTCTTTACCTCAAGACGATTATCTTTTGTTTCAAAAACAATTAGCTGTGCGTAGTATTCAGAAAATGCCCGGAATCTGCGGTGGTAATGCGCGTATTCGTAATACTCGTATTCCTGTTTGGACTATCGTTTCCTTGCAACAACAGGGCGCCGATGACACAGAGTTATTAGATAATTACCCTAGCTTAACTCCCTTTGATTTGTTAGCAGTTAAAATGTACTATATCGAACATCATCAAGAAATAGATACTATTTTGGCTAATTATGGGGATGATGAATTTCGGGAATTACAGGGAGAGTTGATTAAATGATAGAGGGAAAATTCCTTACAGCAGTTTTCATTTCCTTAAACCACACTTTGGATTATTACAAATACTATCTTTGCGTCTTTGCGCATCGAGGCGAGACACAAAAAACGTGGTTTATTCATTTGAAATGCGCTGTAATTTTTAGAGCAAGGGAGGGTATAAATTTGACAATTAAATTGGCTCAACAAATTTTTGTAATTCGCCAGTATCAAAGATAGTTCACTACGAGATTGATCTGGTATTTTTAAGATATAGCGATCCTCAATTATTTATTATTCATTAAAATTATGGGTTTATTTGAAGATTTTAGTAGTTTTTTAGAGTCTCGTTTAGAGGAATTTCTTAATAATAATCCTCAGCTAAAGTTAGAAGTTTTACGGGATGAATTGAAACAACAAGAAAGGGATACTCTTAAATTAATTATTGATCTACAATCACAACAAAAAAAAGCGGAAACTGATGTAATTGAAATTGGTAAAGAAATTCAAAAATGGCATCCTCGTATTGCCAAGGCGAAGGGCGCTGGGCGATTAGACTTAGCTAAAGAAGCGGAAGAAAGGGAAATTAATCTCCTTTGTCAAGGTAAATTAGCTTGGGAAAAAATGGAAAATGCTAAAGCAAAAATTAAAGAATCAAAACAGTTATTAGCTTCCATTGAACAAAAACAAAAAGAAGTTAATCTAAAAATTAAAGAATTAAAAAATACTCAACAAAGTAATTATAGTTATTCTCCTTTTAGCAGTAGTGATACTATTTATAATAGCTATTCTACTGATTCTTTAGACCCTTTAGAAGAAAAATTTGCACAGTGGGAAATCGATCAAGAATTAAAAACCATGAAGAAAAACTAGTTTATCGATGAGTTTGAGAAAAACAAATCTAGCAAAACTTTTTTTTGGAGATTTTCAGAAAATTACTGTTAACGAAAGCAAAAATATCAGTACAATATAACTAACTTGGAAAATTATTAGATAAATTTATATGAATAGTTGCGTTCTCATGGCAAAAATCATTCGTAGTCCTCAACTGCGATATATTCAGGATAGTCAATTACCTATTGCTGAGATGATGGTAGAGTTTGACAGTATTTCTCCTAATAATCCTCCTTGTACCATGAAAGTTGTGGCTTGGGGTACATTAGCAACGGAAGTAGAACAAACCTATAAAGAAGGTAATGAGGTAATTTTAACGGGGCGTTTAAAAATGGCTCTTCTGGAAAAGCAAGGCTATAAGGAAAAAATTGCTGAGATGACTATTTCTCACATTTACCCTGTCAGTACAGATAATCCGACACCTCCGCCTAATAATGTTATTAGTTTGAATACTTCCTACAGTGATGACGGAGGGAGTTTAGAGCCTGATT encodes:
- a CDS encoding glycosyltransferase family 2 protein — translated: MFSVFILTYNEEIDIASCIESALLCDDIILVDSFSTDKTTEIASNYPIKIYQHPFESHGKQRSWMLENIETKYDWVYLLEADERFTSELFNECLEAVKSEQYIGYYVAEKMMFLGKWIRHSAQYPRHQMRLFKKGKVSFIDFGHAEREICEGETGHLQNPYPHYTCSKGLSRWLEKHNRYSTDEAKETIKQLAENKDINWQDIFFGKTEVMRRRALKDLSLKVPFRPLLRWFYMYFILRGFLDGKAGFAWCTLQAFYEYLILLKVEELKVNIND
- a CDS encoding glycosyltransferase family 2 protein, with the translated sequence MVKVSVCIPTYNRSHYLQYAIHSVLTQTYYDFELIVCDDGSTDDTPEIIKNINDSRLIYLRHPQNIGKSNNMRSGFNQATGKYFIKFDDDDALCQDFLTKTVQILEENNDIDFVSTDHWIIDNKSIIDDQATKINSQKWHRETLKEGIINDLLKQVFINQVIQIGATLFRKTVLEEIDFLLPNIQNCEDNDLLVRLAVKNKTGYYLPSLLMKYRFHNEQISTEKSLQYLHDYLDYLNRFNFTDQEIEKYRLSKVLKTKVSLGLKLIEAGKNQEGRKLIRESAPFTPLNKRGLVGLTLSYFPHKLTNKIINILRQIKPQDYADQIRNN
- a CDS encoding alpha-amylase, translated to MTKTVIKPQLKLVESETEELLKKIIEIEESSETIFQENQLVATYLGAHHRDDGLTQIGFWTPQLMREVMHLNEIYLEVFTPQEDINVEEILQQDLPTIKVRRDCVFLQKRGKFFWGVIEGMKAGTRDKLGSFYWLRYRNPYGQIEIIRDVLAHSLPFGIFAPAELYDMNKLQRERKDLEYFQKHGSTDSENIPRQSAPVNILQLHVGTATKEGTIRGLTELYQGIAQKIQQDEVLTSYEENYIGFDALQLLPIEPTIEYRQDLSQDSLLFNICEECCGIVPNSAPEGDDFFHSIPDITVTLTRPNTQGWGYDVPILGAAAVSPSMLGSLRPDELYDFIGVLHNFPEQPISLIYDLVYGHADNQSELIINNQFFKGPNMYGQDLNHQLPMVRSILLETQRRKINTGADGIRVDGGQDFRFFNPLSGRIEQDDQYLLAMSDLIQDINGYQRRLFTIFEDGRPWPEDGWETKSTYMDLINLKEDSFQWGPLIFAHNTPAVQGFWRHKWQRVCEVMYQGQNWITGCGNHDTLRRGSQVNKSLGINWRLGDTLNDVIRNAYDNPALTMWVYAFSPGLPMDFINVLMHTPWMFFRNTDEEYGVKVVSEEVGFLDWQMTEERYCKKDSFRRLKALGFHKLDQLREFTHALNDTMIARNYDLQEVTQVFQGCFDDDDACDITTLKKIKQGDLKDFCDNLDIDGLKHWALMFMEDCFDICNVSHYIPVMRGALTKYNLALRQFRRSHPWLMASLNGGDRFNKIQEGDATIYYGIRSNPQDPEEKVVMVVNLEGQTSEINLLDWLQLDPDEWKIELTTPTLSNIDDLQGLNCLTLAQTQGILLTRV
- a CDS encoding nucleotidyltransferase family protein; translation: MMKSNPKIETIISNLKEYIPQIKEPYKIEEIGIFGSYVRGEETENSDLDILIKFSSSIDFGLLGFCQLENKLTDKLGIKVDLVIKDSLKINLKNNILDEVIYLGCAEKV
- a CDS encoding Mur ligase family protein, with amino-acid sequence MINLRLAFAVATAKIVTQLVRLSGKGAGSVLPGEIARRFHPSLFAVLSAQIKQGVILVVGTNGKTTTSLFLKEILTNANFNVIHNGTGANLVNGLVTCLMDNCDLWGNINADYAILEVDENILPLVLKECSPSHILALNLFRDQLDRYGEVDTISYRWQKAISPLSNETTIVVNGDDPTLCNFGQNLSQKVLYFGLDEPDLYLSEIPHAVDSIYCPKCGHSLNYQGFYLSHLGDFDCPKCDFTKSKLSIESRAWQQILIGVYNKYNTLAGVVLAQSIGIDKDIINKTITNFKPAFGRAEELIVNNKKIRILLSKNPVGMNETIRAVKDLKKVNPHGTTMMALNDRTPDGTDVSWIWDVDTEDLIELGGNIVVSGDRVYDMALRLKYSLDTMENNLNLVVKENLAEAITSALHLTPEGETLYIIPTYSAMLEVRKILLGKEIL
- the gshB gene encoding glutathione synthase, translated to MKLLFIIDPINKLDPTHDSTVAMMEGALHLGHEIWITYLNQLSIIDNKAYGETCQVNIYPVELVGGIWQAPSPWYEVQKLELLPLESFDAVFMRKDPPVNTSYLYATYILDLVNPEKTKVINSPQGIRGANEKVYALNFPTVIPDTIVSQSKTVIADFLQQKQQVVIKPLGGKAGEGILFVQEDDRNFNSLIEISTKQGQEPVMIQEYLPSAKEGDKRIILVNGAVMGAVNRIPTGKDFRGNMAVGGRVAKTEITPQDLKICETVAPKLVADGLFFVGIDVIGGYLTEVNVTSPTGIREIDRLHGVNLGQETIKILEQL
- the grxC gene encoding glutaredoxin 3 — encoded protein: MSAKVEIYTWSTCPFCIRAKGLLKQKNVDFIEYCLDGDRQGKMAMSERANGRTSVPQIFIDDQHIGGCDDIHALERAGKLDSLLGIN
- a CDS encoding DUF433 domain-containing protein, whose protein sequence is MNSKLIESLVQVIESLPQDDYLLFQKQLAVRSIQKMPGICGGNARIRNTRIPVWTIVSLQQQGADDTELLDNYPSLTPFDLLAVKMYYIEHHQEIDTILANYGDDEFRELQGELIK
- a CDS encoding TIGR04376 family protein; amino-acid sequence: MGLFEDFSSFLESRLEEFLNNNPQLKLEVLRDELKQQERDTLKLIIDLQSQQKKAETDVIEIGKEIQKWHPRIAKAKGAGRLDLAKEAEEREINLLCQGKLAWEKMENAKAKIKESKQLLASIEQKQKEVNLKIKELKNTQQSNYSYSPFSSSDTIYNSYSTDSLDPLEEKFAQWEIDQELKTMKKN
- a CDS encoding single-stranded DNA-binding protein, translating into MNSCVLMAKIIRSPQLRYIQDSQLPIAEMMVEFDSISPNNPPCTMKVVAWGTLATEVEQTYKEGNEVILTGRLKMALLEKQGYKEKIAEMTISHIYPVSTDNPTPPPNNVISLNTSYSDDGGSLEPDYSDSEEMISENNLDNIPF